The bacterium nucleotide sequence TCTCCGCGTAGACCACGCGGGGCTTCTCGTACGGGTGCTTCATCACTTTCCTCCCTCGAGGGCGGCGTCGGTTCGCCGTGCAGCGTGCTGCGCAACCACCGCCGTTCGCGACCGGCCGTGGGCGGCCCCCCGACGCTGCGCGTAAGAATCCGCGAATTCGCCCTCCGGTGCAACACCCCCCGGGGCGCAGAAAACTCACCGCCGATCGAGGTAACGCCGGTGCGCGGCGCGCCTGATCTCCCCCGAGCGGCGCGCGACCTCGCCCAGCGAGAACGGGCTGCCGGTCTCCCTTTCCGCGGCCCCGGGGCAAAAGGCGGCGTAGGACGCCTCTTCCGACGCGGCGAGCGTCGTCCGCGGCAGCTCGTCCGCGATCCGCCGGACTTCGGTCAGCGGCGCGACGGGAGCCGTCCGCCAAAACGACGCGAAATCCTCGATCTCCTCGATGTTCCCCAGCCGGCGCCGCCAGGCGACGCACGGAAAGACGTCGCCGTAGGGGTCGATCGTCACGATCGTCCGCCCCGCGTTGCACGCCGGCCCCGCCGCCCGCGGGTCGCGCGGCGCCGGGACCGCCCCGCGCCGCGCGGCGAGGTCGGCGAGGAACTCGACCAGCGGCTCGGCCTCCGCGGCGAGGGCCAGCGGCGAAAGGTCGCCGTCGTCGGTCGGCGTGATGTTCAGGTCGAACGTGACCTTGCAGCCGAACCGTCCCGCGACCTCTTCGATCGCCCGCAGCTGCCCTTGGTTGTCCTTCGTCACCGGCGTCTTCGCGACGACGTGCAGACCGCGCCGCGAGAGGTTGCCCAGCGCCGCGAGCAGCTTGTCGAACGAGCCGCGCACGCCGGTCAGCCGATCGTGCGTCGCCGCGTCGGCGCCGTGCAGGCTGACCTCCGTCTCGAACGGCGCGAGGGCCGCGTAGCGGTCGGCGCAGGCCTCGTCGGCCAG carries:
- a CDS encoding radical SAM protein; amino-acid sequence: LADEACADRYAALAPFETEVSLHGADAATHDRLTGVRGSFDKLLAALGNLSRRGLHVVAKTPVTKDNQGQLRAIEEVAGRFGCKVTFDLNITPTDDGDLSPLALAAEAEPLVEFLADLAARRGAVPAPRDPRAAGPACNAGRTIVTIDPYGDVFPCVAWRRRLGNIEEIEDFASFWRTAPVAPLTEVRRIADELPRTTLAASEEASYAAFCPGAAERETGSPFSLGEVARRSGEIRRAAHRRYLDRR